A window of Blastomonas sp. SL216 contains these coding sequences:
- the radC gene encoding DNA repair protein RadC yields the protein MPSSLPLLADAELPDLPAGGHHGAGHRARLRERLLNTDGTGLHDHEIVEYLLTLAIPRRDTKPLAKQLIDHFGSLAGVLTADGDSLRALPGMGETSAAALKIVQVAARRLVSEPVRRQPILSSWQALLDYLRLDMAHLTRERVRVLFLNAKNMLISDDVMSEGSVDQAAIYTRQVIKRALDLGAVSLILVHNHPSGNPQPSKQDIHITREIIEAGKRLGIGVHDHIIIGLDGHSSMRSMGLI from the coding sequence ATGCCCTCTTCGCTGCCTCTGCTGGCCGATGCCGAACTGCCCGATCTTCCGGCAGGCGGGCATCATGGTGCGGGCCATCGCGCCCGGCTTAGGGAGCGGTTGCTGAACACTGACGGAACCGGGCTGCATGATCATGAAATCGTTGAATATCTGCTGACCCTGGCGATTCCGCGCCGCGACACCAAGCCGCTGGCCAAGCAGCTGATCGACCATTTCGGCTCGCTGGCAGGCGTGCTCACCGCCGATGGCGATTCGCTGCGCGCGCTGCCGGGCATGGGCGAGACGAGTGCAGCGGCGCTGAAGATCGTGCAGGTGGCAGCGCGGCGGCTGGTGAGCGAACCGGTGCGCCGCCAGCCGATCCTGTCGAGCTGGCAGGCGCTGCTCGACTATCTGCGGCTCGACATGGCGCATCTCACCCGCGAACGGGTGCGCGTGCTGTTCCTCAACGCCAAGAACATGCTGATCAGCGACGATGTGATGTCCGAAGGGTCGGTCGACCAGGCCGCGATCTACACCCGCCAGGTAATCAAGCGCGCGCTCGACCTGGGGGCGGTATCGCTGATCCTCGTTCACAACCACCCCAGCGGCAATCCGCAGCCCAGCAAGCAGGACATCCACATCACCCGCGAGATCATCGAGGCCGGCAAAAGGCTGGGCATCGGGGTGCACGATCATATCATCATCGGGCTAGACGGCCATTCGAGCATGCGCTCGATGGGGTTGATCTAG
- a CDS encoding YdbH domain-containing protein: MSDPDTEAETIPPERQVRAWRRIAWPLRVVLCGVALLGLAGLIAWTQREDIARNLIGNELEARGIEARYDIESIGVGRQMVRNLVLGDPRRPDATIARLSIDISGGLFGLSIDRVIVEGLRGYGRLDKGRISFGSLDKLIYTGSEDPFSLPRLDLTLRDARARIESPYGTIGIKADGSGNLRDGFKGQVAAIGAKLSYAGCALDRPSLFGAVRIVNQRPSFRGPVRFSGLSCATGGLSVGPSSIALRAGANAALDRVEGAIVPATGAIRGNGFAADGLGGRLGFSASAQQLDGDIDLALNQIGVTDNGFGRLAAQGKGVLRLGGAQPDFGFEGDLQGERLTMPNARLSGLDSAVRASASLPIGPLVERMAAAARRALPGADLTMTVQARAKGEQLSLAVPRLALTGASGERLIGGNSLSVKRVGSEWQLAGNVATGGAGLPVAQLRIVPRGQGAYALKATMQDYSARGASLALPQFEALWNGRGALSFTGLARLSGPIPGGAVSGLVLPLQGRWSDARGLALYDRCQLLRFDRLQLSNFTSGAQAITLCPQRGQPMVRTGAQGLAVSARLAGATLLRGRLGSSDLTLAAGSAQVDFPGAARLTDVDLLIGNESSGTHITAGDLSVDLGGVLGGRYADAEATIGAVPMILTRGSGSWRFAESVLEVRGDEWLLRDRQIPARFQPLITDDMQLTLADGRIAVTGVLDEPQTQRPVVRVAISHDLASVTGHADLFVDALTFDDRLQPEMISNIALGVIANTRGLVAGQGRIDWSANGVTASTGRFRTDSLDFAAAFGPVTGLSGEIVFTDLLGLSTGPGQVVRLAQVNPGFAVYNGTIRYQLLPGFKMQVEGGEWPFAGGRLLLDPGMVDLVSEEPRRLVFRVDRVDAAQFLSGFDFENINATGQFTGVIPIIFDKDGGHVRGGRLEVIGDGGTLAYVGELTYEDLGTMANFAFNALRSLRYRDLVVEMDGELAGEVVTRIRFDGLSQGEGASRNFLTRQVEKLPLQFNVTISAPFLQLITSARSLYDTQYITDPGVLGLLPGQINNPKPSSTTPAKPGIQPPESEDRP, translated from the coding sequence ATGAGCGATCCCGATACAGAAGCCGAAACGATCCCGCCCGAAAGGCAGGTGCGGGCGTGGCGGCGTATCGCCTGGCCGCTGCGCGTCGTGCTTTGCGGGGTCGCGCTGCTGGGGCTGGCCGGTCTGATCGCCTGGACCCAGCGCGAGGATATTGCGCGCAACCTGATCGGCAATGAACTGGAGGCGCGCGGAATAGAGGCGCGCTACGACATCGAATCGATTGGCGTAGGACGTCAGATGGTGCGCAATCTGGTGCTGGGCGATCCCCGACGGCCCGATGCGACGATTGCGCGGCTCAGCATCGATATCAGCGGCGGCCTGTTCGGCCTCAGCATCGACCGCGTGATCGTGGAAGGGCTGCGCGGCTATGGGCGGCTCGACAAGGGGCGGATCAGCTTCGGCAGCCTGGACAAGCTCATCTACACCGGCAGCGAGGACCCGTTCAGTCTGCCAAGGCTGGACCTGACGCTGCGCGATGCGCGGGCGCGGATCGAAAGCCCCTATGGCACGATCGGTATCAAGGCCGACGGCAGCGGAAACCTGCGCGATGGCTTCAAGGGCCAGGTCGCAGCGATTGGCGCCAAGCTGAGCTATGCCGGTTGCGCGCTTGACCGGCCCAGCCTGTTCGGCGCAGTCCGCATCGTCAACCAGCGTCCGTCCTTCCGGGGACCGGTGCGCTTTTCCGGCCTCTCCTGTGCTACCGGCGGATTGTCGGTCGGGCCGTCGTCGATTGCGCTGCGCGCGGGAGCCAACGCCGCGCTCGACCGGGTCGAGGGGGCGATCGTCCCCGCAACCGGCGCGATCCGGGGCAATGGCTTTGCCGCAGACGGGCTTGGCGGCAGGCTGGGCTTTTCCGCCAGCGCGCAGCAGCTCGATGGCGATATCGATCTGGCGCTGAACCAGATCGGCGTCACGGATAATGGCTTCGGCCGGCTGGCCGCCCAGGGCAAGGGCGTCTTGCGTCTGGGCGGCGCGCAACCCGATTTCGGTTTCGAGGGCGATCTGCAGGGCGAGCGCCTGACGATGCCGAACGCGCGGCTCTCCGGGCTGGACAGCGCGGTCAGGGCCAGTGCCAGCCTGCCGATCGGGCCGCTGGTCGAACGGATGGCTGCGGCCGCGCGCAGGGCGCTGCCGGGTGCGGACCTGACGATGACCGTGCAGGCGCGGGCCAAGGGCGAACAGCTTTCGCTCGCCGTACCGCGGCTTGCGCTGACCGGGGCGAGCGGGGAGCGCCTTATCGGCGGCAACAGCCTCAGCGTGAAGCGCGTCGGCAGCGAATGGCAACTCGCGGGCAATGTAGCGACCGGCGGGGCGGGGCTGCCGGTCGCGCAGCTGCGCATCGTTCCGCGCGGGCAGGGGGCCTATGCGCTCAAGGCGACGATGCAGGATTACAGCGCAAGGGGGGCGTCGTTGGCACTGCCGCAGTTCGAGGCGCTGTGGAACGGACGCGGTGCGCTCAGCTTTACCGGGCTGGCGCGGCTTTCCGGCCCCATTCCGGGCGGAGCCGTGAGCGGTCTGGTGCTGCCGCTACAGGGCCGCTGGAGCGATGCGCGCGGGCTTGCCCTGTATGACCGCTGCCAGCTGCTGCGCTTTGACCGGCTGCAGCTTTCGAATTTCACGTCCGGCGCGCAGGCGATCACTTTGTGTCCGCAGCGCGGCCAACCGATGGTCCGCACCGGCGCTCAGGGGCTCGCCGTGTCGGCGCGTCTGGCTGGCGCTACGCTGCTGCGCGGCAGGCTCGGATCGAGCGATCTGACGCTGGCCGCCGGTTCAGCGCAGGTCGATTTTCCCGGCGCCGCCCGGCTGACCGATGTCGATCTGCTGATAGGCAATGAAAGCTCTGGCACGCATATCACCGCCGGCGATCTCAGCGTCGATCTGGGAGGCGTGCTGGGTGGGCGCTATGCCGATGCCGAGGCGACCATCGGCGCGGTACCGATGATCCTGACGCGGGGTTCGGGCAGCTGGCGCTTTGCCGAATCGGTGCTGGAGGTCAGGGGCGACGAATGGCTGCTGCGCGATCGCCAGATTCCGGCGCGGTTCCAGCCGCTGATCACCGACGACATGCAGCTGACTCTGGCGGACGGACGTATCGCGGTGACCGGGGTGCTCGACGAGCCGCAGACACAGCGCCCCGTTGTGCGCGTCGCCATTTCGCATGATCTGGCGAGCGTGACCGGCCATGCCGATCTGTTCGTCGATGCGCTGACATTTGACGACCGCTTGCAGCCCGAAATGATCAGCAACATCGCGCTGGGCGTCATCGCCAACACGCGCGGGCTGGTCGCGGGGCAGGGGCGGATCGACTGGTCGGCAAACGGGGTCACGGCGAGCACCGGGCGATTCCGCACCGATTCGCTCGATTTTGCCGCCGCCTTCGGTCCGGTCACCGGGCTGTCCGGGGAAATCGTGTTCACCGACCTGTTGGGCCTGTCGACGGGCCCCGGCCAGGTCGTCCGGTTGGCGCAGGTCAATCCCGGCTTCGCGGTCTATAACGGCACGATTCGCTACCAGCTGCTGCCTGGCTTCAAGATGCAGGTCGAGGGCGGCGAATGGCCGTTTGCCGGTGGGCGGCTGCTGCTCGACCCCGGCATGGTCGATCTGGTGAGCGAGGAGCCGCGCCGTCTGGTCTTCCGCGTCGACCGCGTCGATGCCGCGCAATTCCTCTCCGGTTTCGACTTCGAGAATATCAACGCCACCGGCCAGTTCACCGGGGTCATTCCCATCATTTTCGACAAGGATGGCGGCCATGTGCGCGGCGGGCGGCTGGAGGTGATCGGCGATGGCGGGACGCTCGCCTATGTTGGGGAACTGACTTATGAAGACCTTGGCACGATGGCAAACTTCGCCTTCAACGCCTTGCGATCATTGCGATATCGTGACCTGGTTGTCGAGATGGATGGCGAGCTGGCCGGCGAAGTTGTCACGCGGATCCGCTTCGATGGCCTCAGCCAGGGCGAGGGGGCATCGCGCAATTTCCTCACCCGCCAGGTCGAAAAGCTGCCGCTGCAGTTCAACGTGACGATCAGCGCGCCCTTCCTGCAGCTGATCACCTCGGCGCGCTCGCTCTACGACACGCAGTATATTACCGACCCCGGCGTGCTCGGGCTGCTGCCGGGCCAGATCAACAACCCGAAGCCAAGTTCGACAACGCCAGCAAAACCGGGCATTCAGCCCCCAGAAAGCGAGGATCGTCCATGA